A genomic stretch from Limanda limanda chromosome 11, fLimLim1.1, whole genome shotgun sequence includes:
- the LOC133013727 gene encoding C-type lectin domain family 4 member D-like translates to MSCRSTAIMSLIKSKGALGIRGRVLLSVFMGLLVCVAVSQAADAPEEELVELKLRFDSLKNRYRLLCEQYSDLATNCSAPGLDCTECPAGWFQVADQCFQISPDTDRQGWLTSAHICALKGGHLAILTTMEQHDAVEKESMRFGGFYTNYWIGLTDSEKEGEWKWVDNSTLNNPFWDILKSEPDNHQSGGPEGEDCAVVDSRSQKWYDVPCSFTYPRICQMATTPLH, encoded by the exons ATGTCCTGCAGGTCGACAGCCATAATGAGCCTCATCAAATCCAAAG GTGCCCTGGGAATCAGAGGCCGCGTCCTGCTCTCTGTTTTCATGGGCCTGTTGGTGTGCGTCGCCGTCTCTCAGGCCGCAGACgctccagaggaggagctggtcgAGCTGAAGCTGAGATTCGACTCTCTGAAGAATCGCTACAGACTCCTGTGTGAACAGTATTCCGACCTGGCGACCAACTGCTCAGCACCAG GGCTCGACTGCACCGAGTGTCCTGCCGGGTGGTTTCAGGTGGCGGATCAGTGCTTCCAAATCAGCCCTGACACTGACAGGCAGGGCTGGCTTACCAGTGCACATATCTGTGCATTAAAAGGCGGACATCTTGCCATTTTGACCACAATGGAGCAGCAC GACGCTGTGGAAAAAGAAAGCATGAGGTTCGGAGGGTTCTACACAAACTACTGGATTGGACTGACTGACtctgagaaagagggagaatgGAAATGGGTCGACAACTCAACACTTAATAACCC ATTTTGGGACATCTTGAAATCAGAGCCAGACAACCACCAGTCCGGGGGGCCGGAGGGCGAGGACTGTGCTGTGGTGGACAGCCGCTCTCAGAAGTGGTACGATGTTCCCTGCTCCTTCACGTATCCTCGGATCTGTCAGATGGCTACAACCCCACTCCACTGA